The following are from one region of the Colius striatus isolate bColStr4 chromosome Z, bColStr4.1.hap1, whole genome shotgun sequence genome:
- the INIP gene encoding SOSS complex subunit C isoform X1, with translation MAANPSGQGFQNKNRVAILAELDKEKRKLLMQNQSSTNHPGASIALARSPLNKDFRDHAEQQHIAAQQKAALQHAHAHSSGYFITQDSAFGNLILPVLPRLEAE, from the exons ATGGCAGCAAATCCTTCAGGACAAG GTTTCCAGAATAAAAATAGGGTTGCAATCCTGGCAGAACTAGacaaggagaagagaaaattacTTATGCAAAACCAGTCTTCCACAAATCACCCTGGAGCCAG CATTGCACTTGCAAGATCACCGCTGAACAAGGATTTCCGTGATCATGCTGAGCAACAGCACATTGCAGCACAGCAGAAGGCTGCACTGCAG CACGCACATGCACATTCCTCAGGATACTTCATAACTCAAGACTCTGCATTTGGAAATCTTATTCTTCCTGTCCTACCTCGACTTGAGGCAGAATGA
- the INIP gene encoding SOSS complex subunit C isoform X2, with product MQNQSSTNHPGASIALARSPLNKDFRDHAEQQHIAAQQKAALQHAHAHSSGYFITQDSAFGNLILPVLPRLEAE from the exons ATGCAAAACCAGTCTTCCACAAATCACCCTGGAGCCAG CATTGCACTTGCAAGATCACCGCTGAACAAGGATTTCCGTGATCATGCTGAGCAACAGCACATTGCAGCACAGCAGAAGGCTGCACTGCAG CACGCACATGCACATTCCTCAGGATACTTCATAACTCAAGACTCTGCATTTGGAAATCTTATTCTTCCTGTCCTACCTCGACTTGAGGCAGAATGA